Below is a window of Phocoena sinus isolate mPhoSin1 chromosome 2, mPhoSin1.pri, whole genome shotgun sequence DNA.
ttccctgtgctattcagtaggttcttattagttatctattctatagaAGCAGTACCTACTTCAAAGTGTTGTTTGGAGCATTACAATATGCAAAGTCCTTACAATGGTGCTTGGCCTATAGTAAGCGATGAATAAATGTTAGCAGTTGTTAATATTATAATTTGGCAATGCTTCCTCTAGGTTGGCTTGCCAGGAATATAAACCCTTTtatatcctctctctctttttctctagcAAACCTGCAGAACACCTGCTAAATAacttatggattgaattgtgtcccctgttcctgccccctcctccctgccctacATTCATATCTTAAAGCCTTAACCACCAAtgagactgtatttggagatgggacctttagggaagtaattaaggttaaatgagttcaCAAGGGTGGTGATctaatctgataggactggtgTGCTTACAAGAGGAGGACggaagagacaccagaggtctctctccctctgcaggTACACAGAAGGAAGGCTGTGTGAGGACGCAGAGGGGAGGCGGCCGTATACTAGCCTGGAAGAGCGACCACACCAGAaaccaatcctgctgacaccttgatcttggacttccagcctccagaactgtgagaaataaatgtgtgtcaTTTAAGCCCCTCAGGctatggtattttgctatggcagcctgaTCAGACTAAGACAGTGACTATGAAATGTTTTAACTCACATTTTCAGTGAGAGACAAATGAGCAGTCCTGATGTACAACATGTGATGCCATCCTCCATACCATTGGGAAAGTCTGGTACCTACCATGGGGGGGGGGTCGCCGTGAGGAGTCATATACCATCGGGACTACTGTCCCCTTGCTTCCCTCAATATAACTACTTTTTCTACAAAATTAATTGAGGCCTCAGGCTGACTACTAGCTATGCAGGGGTTAGTTATTATCTGTGAGAAGCTCttactctgatttctttcttcctttagtcCCATCACAGATGATTTTGTAGGAATAAGAATTTGGTCCATTGAGTCACTGATCAGATTCTGGATTAGTGTGACCCCATGTTGGCTGGAGCCTTCCATTCTCTCAGGAGCTGGGCAGCGCTGGCTGGAGTCCTGGTCATTCCACTTCTTGGGATGCCAAAGCCCTCCCTAAGATGTCTTCTGGTTCCCTGAGGCTGCCCTTTTCACACactcttcctcccctttccttgTCCCACACTGGCTGGATCTGTGCCCCAGAGCTGCCTTTCAAAACCTTCCGTCACAAGAAGCACTGACGAGTTTAGTTGTCTTAACCGAAGATTCAGGGATCACAGTAAGAAGATTTGGGGATCATGGGAGGTGAGGCCCAGCCTTGGAATTTTCTCTCCTGCGTCTCTACActcttttctctttgcctttccttCCGGAATTCCCTAAGAACTCTTCCCTAAGGTACAGAGAAGAATTCAGCTGGATTCTAAGATTTACACGTGCAGATACCCTGGTTAATATGCTCGCAGAACAAAGAGCCTGCCATTTTAAGGCAGTTTTgcttataaatttattataaatatattatataatatgtatgacatatgcatatatgtatattatatgcatgatattatgtatatgtattgcctatataaaatatacatatttataaatatcctcttttttcttcttactacATTAGGAACAATTAAGGCAATTTGGAGATAAAAGGAACTGCTGAGTTTAGGAATAAAGATTTAACTGTGGAGTTTGGGTCTCCTCACAGCCACTCATTGACTTCTGAAAAGCTGTTTGCAGTTTACTGCTGAATTTATTTCTCAGGTGAAGGGTATTCAGAATCTGAATGTAGGAATTATGTAAAACATGAAATCATGTAACTAGGAAAATCAGAGCAGTCTGGCTTTGGCTTTTCAAATCTTTAAGGCTTTCCTAAGagcattattaaaaaaataaggggggggggcttccctggtggcgcagtggttgagagtccgcctgccgatgcaggggacacgggtttgtgcccccgtccgggaagatcccacatgccgcggagcggctgggcccgtgagccatggccgctgagcctgcgcgtccggagcctgtgctccgcaacgggagaggctacaacagtgagagacccgcgtaccgcaaaaaaaaaaaaaaaaaggggagggcgggtggggagagagaatgaatgaatgaatccagaAAAGTTTGTTATATCACATTGAATTTCCTAGTTGACCTCTGCGATGGTAAAGTTAGATTTCTATGTTTTTGACTCTAAATGAACTACAGAAAATGCAAAAACGTATACAGCCTAATCATGGCAATTGACAGCGATCATTCTAAGGACGCCACATCTGGAACAGGCTTTGCGCCTGGAAAGCTTCGACCAGTCGGTCCGCGGGGCGCTGCAAGAGGTCTGGGCCGCCGCTCCCAGCACTGGCTTTTCCGCGGAGCCCGGCGCTCCCCAAACACGGCGCCTGGCCCGGGGCTACGGGTCCAGTGCCCCGCGTCTCCCGAGCTTCGCGCGCACTTGGCCCGCGTCCCGCCTCCGCCCCTCCCGCCGCCGTCCACGCCCCAGCcgctgggggcaggaggaggcgGCGGTCGGCCCTCCCGGCGCCCTTTTTAAAGCGTCACGGGCTAGGGCCAGCCGGCTGATTCTGGCGGCGGAGGGAGCGGCGCGCCGAGCGCCCAGGGCTGCGCTTCCCGGCCGGCGGGGCGGCGCCGTGGGCCGGCCGCTCTGGGCTCCCCGACGCCACCGGCGCCCCAGCTCCGCCCCGGGCTTCCCCGCCATGCGCCCCGGCTAGTGAGCCTCGGGCGCAGCGCCCACCAGGCCGGTCCCGCCGCTCGCCCCGCTGCCGGCATGCTGCGCCCGCTGCTGCTCGCCGCGCTCTGCCTGGCCGTCCGGCTGGGGACCTCCCGCAGCTGCCAGCTGCCCTCGGAGTGGAGACCCCTGAGCGAGGGGTGCCGCGCCGAGCTGGCCGAGATCATCGTGTACGCCAAGGTGCTGGCGCTGCACCAAGAGGTGCACGGCCTGTACAACTACCTGCCCTGGCAGTACGAGGCCGGCGAGGCGGGGCTCTTCTACTCGGCCGAGATCGAGATGCTGTGCGACCAGGCGTGGGGCAGCATGCTCGAGGTGCCCGCGGGCTCCAGGCTCAACCTCACCGGCTTGGGCTACTTCTCCTGTCACTCCCACACCGTGGTCCAGGATTActcctatttcttcttcctcaggtgAGCCCGCCACCTCCCGCCCACACCACCCCCTCGGTCACCTTTATTCGGTGCCGGATCAGTACTTCCCACGGGATCCTGGCCGTGTGTGCGATGTTAGATGATGCCTTGAGCTCCTTCCCATACTCGACTCTTTCCTGCTCCTCCCGACGTGTCTGCAACACCCTGGGTACCTCTGGCTAAGACTTGGCAAAAGAGAGATGATTCCTTCGCTTAAAGGACAGGAGAGTGTTTCAGGCAAAAGCTCTAAGTGGTTTACAGCAACAAGTAGTCAGCCTATTCCAGGAGCAAAGGTTTACgcggcggggtggtggggggactCCGGTGGGTGGGCGGGGAGACTCTGGTCACAGTGCTTTGAGGATATAAAGGTAAATCAGGCAGGAGCCCTCTGATTGAGTTCCATGAAAGTTGGTTTGTGGTCCAGATGAAATGCTTGTGGATAAGAATTCAGGTGATGGCGTCGACTCAAGTTTGAAATAAAGAACAGGTGGAACCCTAATTTAGGTGGAACTCTAATATAGGTGGGACCCTATGTTTTAAACTGGATTCGGTGGGAGTAGTTTGGGCTGGGCGGTGGTCAAAACAAAACCCCTTTGAAATCAGACTGTTGCTGGAATTCTGGTTCTGCTCTCCCTAtgattttgagcaagttactGACCTTGCCCAGAACCTCAATAGCCTCACCTTCATAATGTGAGAAACAAGGCTGGTTGAGACTAAAACACAGTAACTCATGCAAAACACCTGGTTCAGGTTAGCTGGGGAACGAATAGTTGCTCTATTCTGCGCACCGGCTTAAATGCCAAGATGGGAATGGTGTGGAATGCAACCCAGCTGTTGTCCTCTTGTTTCACTCGTGTTAGCTCATATCAGCTGCCAGCAGACCTCAATGCCAGGCTCTTCGAAATAGCAAAGGTTTATGGAGGAGGGACTTGGGGGCGGTAAGGGCTCGGGGCGGGGTGTCACAGGGCTTTGAAGATACAGAGGTGAATTAGGTAGGACGCCCTGTCTGATTGGAGATTCCTGGAATCTCGTGCGGTTCCTTGAAAGTTGGTCTTGTGGTCACGATGAAATGCGTGTGGATAAGAATTCAGACGATGGGTTCAACTGaagtttgaaataaaaaacagcagGTGGAACCCTAAATGCATTGGTTATCTCCAGTTGAAGGAGAAGACTGATACGTTAGATTCCATTTTGAGGTTCTGTATCTATCAAGATGGCGAGTGAATCCACGGCTGTGATGGGCCGTGGATTCACTCGCTATCTTGATCTTCAGGGGAGCCAGAAGATCCAGTCTTCCCAGCCCCTGGAGTAGCAGTAAGGATATATGGAATGACCATGACCTTGGCCTGCAGACTCACTTTTAGCTCTCGAGATTTCATgttactgagaaagaaaacagtaagtTCCACAGAGGGCCGTCAGTAAGCTCATGTCAACACATGTTTTCCATATTGAAGCCAGAATATCTAAGTTTAGAATACATGGCGTGCTTTGTGTTGGCTTGGGTGGTTTAGCTAGATTaagctgagtttttttttaattgcttgagAAGTACAGTTTCTAAATGAAGTCAGCAAGGAGTGAGACAGTATCTTCTTGATACAGAGAAACttcacatagattttttttcatgccTTTATTTAGGGAAAACACTGGGAACCCAGCTATAAAACTATtcaacaataaaactttattttcccaagaaaaaagagctgggacttccctggtggcacagtggttgagagtccgcctgccgatgcaggggacacgggttcgtgcccccgtccgggaagatcccacatgccgcggagcggctgggcccgtgagccgtggccgctgagcctgcgcgtccggagcctgtgcttcgcaacgggagaggccacagcagtgagaggcccgcgtaccgcaaaaaaaaaaaaaaaactggagtacttgaaaagacattattttcttttccgattttataatgaaatacagTTTTGTCTGCTGGCTCTGCGGTGGTCAGCCAACTCTTTCGTCTTTTGCTCTGACATGTTTATAAAACGTTAGGGCAGAAATACAGAGTCAAATGGTAGTCTGACAGATTTCTATTTCTCAGGGCTGTGTTGCCCTGATGTGTGTTAACAACTGCATACAAATCATTCCTCTTCTGTTATCCTGGGACCCACTGAGAAGAGAACAGATTCTGGTCAGTGTCACAGGAGAAAGTGGCAGTGGAGACTCCCTGGTGACCTCTAAATGCCCCCTTTGGGCTGAAGGGTAACTCccatctctccttttccttttcttgacttTATCTTGCCAGCAGGTACTTTACGTGAGGCTCGGTAAAAATGTTAACTAACTTTCATACTGTCCTCACCCTGTGCCAGATGctttacttactttttaaaatgcactcCTTACACCACCATTAAATAATAAGGCGCTGTTGTCACCCTCTTTTTATAGATTGTAAATTGAAGCTTAGAGAATTTAAGAAATTCACTTTGTGTCAGACAGGAGATAAGTAGCAATGGTAGGACTTGAATCCCGGCTCATTACAACTGGCTTTCCTTTCACCAAGAAACACTCTGAGAAGGAAGGCCCCTTGGGAGACACAAATAGACAAACAGACACATGTGCACACTCCCCCATTCCCCAACTTACGTTTTTTGAAAACCTTTTAGACTCATGTGATGTGAGGCAGAGAAACAGTCACTCCTCTAATGAGAGCCGTGTAAGACATTGTCGTATAATTGGCAGCTGCAtctaaatcagtgaagttagaacatacactcacaccatgcacaaaaataaactcaaaatggcttagagaCTTCGTGCCTTTATGAGACTTTCTCTCATAAACAtaagacatgggcttccctggtggcgcagtggttgagagtccgcctgccgatgcaggggacacgggttcgtgccccggtccgggaggatcccacgtactgcggagtggctgggcccacgagccatggcctgctgagcctgcgcatcctgaacctgtgctccgcaacgggagaggccacagcagtgagaaggcccgcgtaccgcaaataaataaataaataaataaataaataaataaataaaaacaaaaaaaaaaacataagacatgacaccataaaattagaagagagcataggcaaaacattctctgacataaaccgtgccaatgttttcttaggtcagtttcccaaggcaatagaaataaaaacaaatataaacaaatgggacctaatcaaaatcaagcttttgcacagcaaaagaaaccaataaaaaaaagaaaagaaaagacaacctatggaataggagaaaatatttgtaaatgatgtgacAGACAAGGGCTTACTCTCCAAAATCTaaaaacagctcacacaactcaacaaaaaccaacccaatcaaaaaaatgggcagaagaccttaacagacatttctccaaaggagacatgcAGATGgtcagtaggcacatgaaaagatgctgagcgtcactattagagaaaagcaaatcaaaactacaatgaggtaccacctcgtgccggtcagaatggccatcattaaaatgtctacaaataacaaatgctggagaaggtgtggagaaaagggaaccctcctacactgttggtgggaatgtaagttggtacagccactatgaaaaacagtatgaaggttcctcagaaaactaaaaatagacctaccatatgatccagcaatcccactcctgggcatatacacgGACaagactataattcaaaaagatacatgcacccctatgttcatagcagcgctattcacaatagccaagatgtagaaacaacctaaatgtccatcgacagatgaatgagtaaagaagatgtggtgtatatacaatggaatactactcagtcataaaaaagaacgaaataatgctatttgcagcaacatgagtgtaactagagattatcatactaattgaagtaagtcagaaagagaaagacaaataccatatgatatcacttacatgtggaatctaaaatatgggaCAAGTGAATCTGTCCGCAAaccagaaacagagtcacagataaaGAGAATAGACTTGTTGCCCAGGAGGAacggggggaagggagagggatggactgagtggggttagtagatgcaaactattacacttagaatggataaacaacatggtcctactgtatagcacagggaactatatgaagtctcctgggataaaccataatggaaaagaatatttttaaaagtacatatacgcgtataactgagtcactttgctatacagcagaaattagcacaacattgtaaatcaacaatactttaattaaaaaaaagccaTTGTCATAAAATTGGCAACAATGTCACAGTCTTCTGTTGACTCTTGATTCAGGATGGTACACCCTATATGGATCCAGTCtacagctctgcttttttcctattttccattAGGATGGATGAAAATTATAACCTCTTGCCTCATGGAGTCAATTTCCAAGATGCCATCTTTCCAGACACTCAAGAGAACAGAAGGATGTTTTCCAGCCTTTTCCAGTTTTCAAACTGTTCCCAAGGGCAGCAACTGGCAACTTTCTCCAGTGACTGGGAGGTCCAGGAAGACACTAGGGTAAGAATTGGCTGTACCCTGAGCTACAGCAAAATAATGGAAGAGCTACATCTTGTGTGCATTTTGTGACCAAGGGAGTCAAGAGTCCTCTTccaaaaacccaaaccaaagagtattttcctcccttctctgccaGCAGTTAACAAACACTGCTCATAAACTTTGGATTTCTGAGGCTTTACTGTTTGGCGTGGGGTTCCTCACAAAGTGAGGGAACAAGATGGGATGAAGGCTGGcacactgtgcctcagtttccgcttctgtaaaatggaaacaatagtaGCAGCTACCCCGTAGGGCTGATGGGACATGATTTAACTAGGCAGGAAATGGAAATGTGTAAAGCCCTTAGCATAGTACTTagtacagtaagtgctcaatacacGTGAGCTATTATGACTACTAccactattattatcattattattgataGCATAGGGCTCTAAGGAATTttctaagaggaaagaaaaagcccttaaggaaatggaattaaataattATCATAGCTAACACTTCTATGATTCTTATCTATAGTTGCTAAGACGTAGAGGTACAGTGTGACCAAGGTAATTGTGGAATGTAAGGGTCGGGTAGTTTTGGGTGTGAAAGTATAAAAGGGATCTTTCAATCTGAGGCGGTTGCCAGAGTTGTGGGGACATTTTGAGGATTGTCACTTTCCCAGAGCAGTGGCATTGCCACAATAGACCTGTGGTGATTGTGGGACCAGGTCAGGGGAGGTGGTGGCCCATGGCTCCCAGTCTCCCATCTGAGATCTTTTTAGGACCATGTGACAGACCACTAGAGAGAGTTCTGATGTGGGGATGTGGGTGTCCCCTGAAACAAGGAATTTTTTTATGGGTAAATTTGCACATGTTAGGtggcttccttcttttctcctatcTGGGGTGGCCTTGGGGGATGTGACTTTCTCTTGTCTGGTGGATAGGCCCAGGGGAGCGGCCTTGTTTGCCCAAACCTCCTTACCTTCTGCCCAGGGCTCCCTGGCACCTGGAGGCTTTCTTCATGTTCTTTGCCCAAAAACTGTTCTCATGATGGGCAGGTGCATCCAACTAAGGAAAAATGTTGATTCTTACTTCCTTAACATGACCAAGGGTTCCTTCCTTAGGCCTACTCTACTGACAGAGATCTAGACTCCTCTGACCCTTCCTTCATGGTTTGCCAGAATTTTCTGAGTGCTTGTCTTATATTTTGCTCCCAACATGGTTCCAAGCAcctgtttgttagtttgtttttctgCTCTTCATCTGTGCCGGCACCCACCCTGCATTGAACTGGACCTACCAAGTATCAGCCTGAGAATCCCCAGCCTGGGTCAGTCCTTAGCATGTTCCGAATGAAATCATTTTAGTCTTGGTCCTTTGGGTCTCCATCCTGTGGGAGTTTTGCTTACACTACTAAATCCTTGGTAACAATAGATTTATTTCAAGAGATCAGATGTTGTTCCAAAAATACCTTATAGCTTAGCCCCCAAACTCTTTAGCTATATAACTGATTAGCTCTGTGGTCACATGATGAAGCTATTAGCATTTCCCTGGAATTAGATTTTTCCATCATTAGAAAAAAGTAGAACAATAGAACCATGGAGAATTGTTTCAGTGTGAAGGCAGTCCTATTTCTGGTGGTCAGATGTTGATCTTGGGGAgaattccttttccctttcatcaccctGGTCTCTTAGACAACAAAGGGTGGGCGTGTGCATTTGCTCTAAGAGTCAGAAGCTTCTGGGGAGGAAAATTAATTGTTCCAGATTGCTGAGCTGCTGTGTAGCTGAAGGCGTTTATGGACCTTGTACTTTTCAACACCTTGGCTCTCTCCATTTTTATCCGTGGTCCATTTTGAAATGTACCACATTAGAGCTAAATTAAATTAGCTAGTTCATTTGAGAATTTAGGTTTAAACTAAAACTAAGTTGGCTTTCTGGTAAATGTTGTTAGCATTTACATTTTACCACACTCCTTGAGAAAGTTTTTTGGCCTCTGGAGTGACTAAAGTAGCTGTGAATTGAAGATCTGAGAGTTAGATGAAGAGTTATTGACAATTACTTGCTCCTTTCTTCCAAAAAAGGCTAAAAATTCTCTGCCTTTTCTGTCTGAAGGTGAGCATGCTATTTTCTCTCCTACGCAGGATAAACACATCCTATTACATGAGAAGCTATGTTTTTCCTAAGGTGGTGGGTTCTCGGTCTTAGGAGGGATCAGAGGAGCTGTGCAGGTCACCTTTTTACTCCAGTTAGACTCTTGCTAATCGGAACACATGAATCCTTCATTTGTTCTGAGACCTTTATGAATGGCCTTGGATGTCCCACGTTAACGTGGCTTTCTTGAATTATGTGCTGTATCTTAGATGATGATAAATCCCGGAGGAACACTGAGTTCTTGTCCTTTCCACTGTTGCTGCTGCTCTTCTCTACGCCCCCAGTCAGCTTGAACGGTGGATCTAGGCTCTGGTTGTGAAGGGCACatctcattcttttctctcctagTTCTCACTCGCTCGGAGCATCACATGAATCTGGGACTCTAGGGTCCATCTGGAGGTTAAGAAATGGAACCAGAGGAAAATCTTACGTAGGGAAAGTTTTTGTGATGCGCACCCAGGGTGACCCGCAGCTCATCCTCAGCAGCCAAGTCCTCCCATTCTCTAGTTCCATCCTCAAATGTTCCACCCATGCCTCAGACGGTAGAAACACAATCTTGCTCCTGTTTAGTGTCTCTCTGGTGCAGTATCGTGGTGTTAATGGGACCGCGGGGGATGTCTTTGGCAAGTTAGAGCATCCATCCCGTTTTCTGGCAGGGTTCTCTCCACACCAGCCAAgaagattttccttcttttcttccctgctgGGTGAGTGTAACAATCAAAACAGAAGTTGTCTGTTTTCCCCTCTCAGCAAGTCCTGTCCCCTAGGACCAACACCCAGACGGCTCCACACTGTTCTAGAATGTCATGGGAATGAAGTAAAATCTGTGAAGGACCTGatgccatctttcttttttcccattttggagTCAGGAAGGATGGTGGGGGAGTTGTCATCCTCCAAGCTGCATCAGAAGGGACGTCGACTTTTCATCAGGAGATTGAGATTGGCTCAGCCATTTCCAGAGGCGTGACCTCAGGCAGGACCCTTAATTTCTcacaacctcagttttctcatctataaaatggggctaaaaaCATATAAACTGTCTCAGGTTGTTATAAGGACCTAATTAGAGCACATGTTTTGAAAGCACTTTGTCAAGTATAAAGAGTGATGACTGTAAATTGGTAATTCGAAAGTAGGGCTTTAAAATTTAAAGGACATGTAGCTTTAAAAAAGCTTCCTGCTTCTTCCCAGGGCAGTGGCAGAGTGGTGGCAGCAGTGGTGACAGGGATATGTGTTGGAGATGGGAACAGTGATGGGGAAGCTGTCATGTGTGCTGTAATTCATTCAATAGAACTTATTGGGTTCCAGCCAGggagcacttaaaaaaaaaaaatcgtttacTGAATTATAAACCATGTTCATGTGGATTCCCAAATCTAAAAGTACAAAATGGTAGTCAGTAGAGTTTTTTTCTCCCACCTCTGACACCCATCCACCCAgttcccccccccaccctccaaacaagtaaccactgttaacagtttCTTGTAAACGTTCGATGAGTATTCTCATCCAACAAACAATTCAAACGTGATTTATTGTCGTCTTTGCCACCAGGGGCGCTGCACCATACACACTTTGCTGTGCCCTGCTTTATTCATAAGCAGATCTTTAAAATCTTTCCATGTCAATGCATGTAAGTTGCTTTAAACTGtggcatagtattccattgtatgaatgcctcactgtatatatttaatcAAGTCCCCTGTCGATAGGTAGTTACGCTGTTTCCAATTCATTGATATTACATAGAGCGCGGACATGTGTAACGTTATACATACCTCATTTTGTGGGACTGTTGagtccaatcttttttttttgagatctattatttacttttttatttta
It encodes the following:
- the CCDC3 gene encoding coiled-coil domain-containing protein 3, with protein sequence MLRPLLLAALCLAVRLGTSRSCQLPSEWRPLSEGCRAELAEIIVYAKVLALHQEVHGLYNYLPWQYEAGEAGLFYSAEIEMLCDQAWGSMLEVPAGSRLNLTGLGYFSCHSHTVVQDYSYFFFLRMDENYNLLPHGVNFQDAIFPDTQENRRMFSSLFQFSNCSQGQQLATFSSDWEVQEDTRLMCSSVQKALFEEEDHVKKLQQKVATLEKRNKQLRDRVKKVKRSLRQARKNGRHLELLNQKLSEKLVAAAGALPHINALGREPAGAAYLRG